The stretch of DNA GTTCATGAGATATTATAAAGAAGATGGTCCTATCATTTATTATCCTTGGGTTGGTGTGTATATTGCAAGAAAAATGGGGAAACGACTTCCCACTTAATTCTAGAGTGCCCTTCCAATCATCTTTCGTGGGTTAGAGTGCTTAGTGAATTTGGTATACATTAGTGCATGCCCCAAATCTGAAGATAGTTGCTATTGTGTAAACTCAAAGGGAGAAGGAGAACTTCTCGGCTCTGGAGCACAGCCATTCTTGCTGGAATTAAACGGGAGGATCTTTGAAGGAATCAATTATGAGGTAGAAGATGTATGGGGGAAGATCAAATTCTGGGTTGCAATTGCAACTTTGGTTTATAAGTCAAATAAAACTTAGACCAAGCTAAGATTATCTACTACATTCCAGCTATCTCTTGGGAAACCTTACACAAAGATGTGACATGGTAGAAATTGTTGGGGAGATTGATCGCATATTGAGACCAGGCGGATATCTACTGGTTCAAGACACAACAGACACGATCAAAAAGCTTAAGCCAATTTTGGAATCACTTAACTGGTCCTTAACCGTTCATCAAAATCAGTTTCTTGTTTGTAAGAAGGGTTTCTGGCGTCCAAGTAGTTAAAGGGGTATGACTGATTATTTTTACTGAAAAATCTTTGTCCCACTCCCAGGTTTATATGGGTCCAGTGCAAGTGTAATTTATACAAGGACGATAGAACCCCTAGCACCTATTTTTGTTTACCGCTTATAATTGATATCCTATAGAAATAATTTTACTTCAAATTACTATAATTAATATATCTTcataatttctttaaaaaataactGCCCAAATCTGAAGATAGTTGCTATTGTGTAAACTTAAAGGAAGAAGAACTTCTTGGCTGTGGAGCACAGCCATTCTTGCCATTTTTTGTGCAGTTTGGATGGAATTAAACAGGAGGATCTTTGAAGGAATCAATAATGAGGTAGAAGACGCATGGGGGAAGATCAAATTCTGGGTTGCAATTGCAACTTTGGTTTTGAGGGCTTGTTTTTTCAAGATCTCACTAAAGAAGTCAAAAGGTTTTGAGGCCATGTCATTTTAAGATCTCACTAGAGAATGTGGAGTTATTTTGCACCAAGATAATCTTATCATGGTCTaagttttatttgattgtactgAGAGCTTTGGTGTTCATGTATTTATGCTTGCTTTcatctatttttaatttttagtttgttACCACAATTTTCCTTCGCCATAAGTGAGGCAcccgaaaataaattttggacGAGTTGTCttagacatataaaattatGGTGTAAGGTTTAGGTAAAAACTAAGAAATTAAATTTTGCAAATTATATGAAGGACACACCATTTAAGTTTCAATTATGCAAATAAAACAATttacaattatatattttaattcttattttctttattttttatttttttaaatgatatgtGAAAGGATTTTATTAAATGTGTACATGCGCTAGCCTTACCTTGTTCTCTCAAACCTGGATCACCTGGACTTTTGATTTCTTGTTGAATTTAATTGCTACTTCCTGCAATGAATTATAGAGTGCACACATTGAAAATTTCTATGTAGATGTATCTTTAAGatgttaatttatttgttttgtttgtactTTAGGGGATACAAGCGTTTCTTCAGACGAGCTTTACTTGAAACTTCAGACTTTTTGAAAGATGATTGCTTAAAAATCAATTGTACAGTTGGAGTTGTAGTTTCAGCGGTAGATTGTCCACGATTACACTCTATTCGGGTCCCAGAATCTGATATTGGTACACATTTTGGGATGCTATTGGAAAAGAAGGAAGGTTCAGATATTAGTTTTGTTGTGGCTGGTGAAAAGTTTCGTGGACATAAGTTGGTATTGGCTGCTCGGTCCCCTATATTTCGTTCTAAATTCTTTGAGGGGCTAGAGGAAGATAATACAGAGGTTGAAATCacagatttagaacctaaagtTTTCAAGGTACGTCTGAAATTTCAATTGAAGAAATGttatttcattttttctttAGTGGTCTATTTTCAGAATTATTACTGTCATTCTATGGATTTTAACCTAATGTTCCTACTTACTATTATATTCAACAGGCCATGTTGCATTTTATATACAGAGATTCCCTAACAGAGGATGTGCAGCTTGAAACACCAAGTACGTCGCCTACATCCTTGGTATCTGACTCATTAACTGGAAAACTATTAGCTGCAGCTGATAAGTATGGTCTGGATAGGCTCAGACTAATGTGTGAGTCTCATCTCTGCAAGGATATATCTGTGAAATCTGTTGCTGAAATTCTAGCTTTGGCTGACCGGTGCAATGCCTCTGAACTAAAAGCTGTTTGTCTAAGATTTGCTGCCGAAAATCTTGCAGGTATGCTTTTctatatcaattttttattgttgtatAAGCTCCTATTTTCATGATGCAAGCCAAAGTTCAAAACATGCTAAAATCAGATATGCAATATATGTGTAATGGATATTGATGCATTTTAGTAACTTATAATAGTAAAGATTACATGATGTGTAAAGTCTAGCGAACTAGTTTTGACAATCTGACTTTCCTGTGAATCTTGTGTAATTGAATTGACTAAGACCATTTTTATGCAAGCATAACCTCTGATATCCATTAGATTTGCATCCAATTACATATATGCTCTTTGGAactcttaatttaaaaatttattacattgTGGATGCATGTGATTCTAAATTGGTATTTGATAACTTATATGGATATGTCTTCCCAAAGAAGTATATACACAGTGACATTGTAGAGTGATTTTCAttcttaaaacagtttttagttgttaagaaaagaaaagagaaaaaagaataGTTGCCaaagtttatgaataattgGTTTCTTTAAGAAATTGGATAAGAGTAATGGTGCACCTAAAATATGCACTCAAACATTACATACAGTGACGTGACAGTTTTTTTAACCAATCACATCTATTTCAACTGGGAACTATGTGATGTTTGTATGTATATTTTGAGTGTACATATTACTCCATTGGAAGAATGTATTGTTATATGGTTTCTCTGTGTGGCTCTTAAATAAATGGGATGTTGTGAATGGGGAATTTGGCATTTCTGTGAGTTAGTTATCCTTTGTGGGGTAGTTTCTGAAATGCAACACTAAAAAAGTATAACTCCAAAACAATTGGTAAGGATTGGATGATTCTCTGAAGTTGAAACAGAAATGCTCATTTGTTTGAGTTTGGATAAATCTGCTacattggattttttttttttacaatttttgatAAAACTAGTGTTCTGTTACTTGTCCCATACTGATGTGTAATGCCAAATAAGGAATATAGTAATTGCATGGATAACTGGTGTGTAAAAACGATGTCTACTTTTGGGATTTATGATTGATAAACCTTGTTTGGCCTGCAAAGCTTTTAGGCAAGGAAATCCAGTGTCTTTATTTCcttttcatattgggctttaatgtTTTAAGTTCACTGGATAATTAGTGCATGGAAGTGTTAGAAGATCAAGTGATTTGTAGTTAATGTTGTGCAAATGAGACAGTTTTCGCCTAATGAAATGTATATTAGAGGTGCTAAGCATTGTGTGTATTAGTTTCAAATATTGATATAGCCTAGAATGTACTTGTTGATATTAGGCATTGTATCATAATAAACAAAAGATATAAGTGTGTCTGATAGGTTAACTTAATGGTATACTTTACAGAATGGACTTTGATATTAATATTTGGCTTCCTATTGTGTCACTCCACTTTCTATCAGTGTTTGTTAGCCTAACTGACTATAGA from Cannabis sativa cultivar Pink pepper isolate KNU-18-1 chromosome 2, ASM2916894v1, whole genome shotgun sequence encodes:
- the LOC115719307 gene encoding BTB/POZ and MATH domain-containing protein 5 isoform X2 — translated: MTGSTAGDKSPLLSPTSSRSVTETVNGSHKFVIQGYSLAKGMGVGKHIASDNFMVGGYQWAIYFYPDGKNPEDNSAYVSVFIALASEGTDVRALFELTLVDQSGKEKHKVHSHFDRSLESGPYTLKYRGSMWGYKRFFRRALLETSDFLKDDCLKINCTVGVVVSAVDCPRLHSIRVPESDIGTHFGMLLEKKEGSDISFVVAGEKFRGHKLVLAARSPIFRSKFFEGLEEDNTEVEITDLEPKVFKAMLHFIYRDSLTEDVQLETPSTSPTSLVSDSLTGKLLAAADKYGLDRLRLMCESHLCKDISVKSVAEILALADRCNASELKAVCLRFAAENLAGGGVDQGYLVNNFQEECSGR
- the LOC115719307 gene encoding BTB/POZ and MATH domain-containing protein 4 isoform X1 encodes the protein MTGSTAGDKSPLLSPTSSRSVTETVNGSHKFVIQGYSLAKGMGVGKHIASDNFMVGGYQWAIYFYPDGKNPEDNSAYVSVFIALASEGTDVRALFELTLVDQSGKEKHKVHSHFDRSLESGPYTLKYRGSMWGYKRFFRRALLETSDFLKDDCLKINCTVGVVVSAVDCPRLHSIRVPESDIGTHFGMLLEKKEGSDISFVVAGEKFRGHKLVLAARSPIFRSKFFEGLEEDNTEVEITDLEPKVFKAMLHFIYRDSLTEDVQLETPSTSPTSLVSDSLTGKLLAAADKYGLDRLRLMCESHLCKDISVKSVAEILALADRCNASELKAVCLRFAAENLAAVMRTDGFEHLKEHCPTLQSELLKTIAGCDEECSSGGGKTRSVWAQLSDGGDTNGRRVRQRT